One Bufo gargarizans isolate SCDJY-AF-19 chromosome 3, ASM1485885v1, whole genome shotgun sequence DNA segment encodes these proteins:
- the LOC122931784 gene encoding gastrula zinc finger protein XlCGF17.1-like, which translates to MSASSERGNNLENKSHLSMHKEIQKDGRRFNCSECEKSLSTKANLVEHLKIHTGEKPFSCTECGKCFIQKSMLNQHQRIHTGEKPYSCTECGKCFTQKSNLVEHIRIHTGEKPYSCTECGKCFTQKPSLVEHLRSHTGEKPFSCSECGKCYRSKSGLVKHQRTHTGDKPYSCTECEKCFIEKSMLNQHLRIHTGEKPFSCPECGKCFSHKPSLVEHLRSHTGEKPFSCSECGKSSKSKSGLVNHQRTHTGDKPYSCTECGKCFIQKSILNQHMRIHTGEKPFSCPECENTFSKKSYIVKHLKTHSGEKRNSCTE; encoded by the coding sequence ATGTCTGCAAGTTCTGAACGTGGGAACAATTTGGAAAATAAATCTCATCTTTCCATGCATAAAGAAATTCAAAAAGATGGAAGACGATTTAactgttcagaatgtgagaaatcctTAAGTACAAAAGCAAATCTTGTTGAACAtctgaaaattcacacaggagagaagccattttcatgtacagaatgtggcaaatgtttcaTTCAGAAATCAATGCTTAATCAACATCAGCgaattcatacaggagagaagccatattcatgtacagaatgtgggaaatgttttactcagaaatcaaatcttgtggaGCAtataagaattcacacaggagagaagccatattcatgtacagaatgtggaaaatgttttacccagaaaccaagtcttgtggaacatctaagaagtcacacaggagagaagccattttcatgttcggaATGTGGTAAATGCTATAGAAGTAAATCaggtcttgttaaacatcagagaactcacacaggagataagccatattcatgtacagaatgtgagaaatgtttcatAGAAAAATCAATGCTAAATCAACatctgagaattcacacaggagagaagccattttcatgcccagaatgtgggaaatgtttttctcACAAGCCAAGTCTTGTGGAACAtttgagaagtcacacaggagagaagccattttcatgttcagaatgtgggaaaagctcTAAAAGTAAATCAGGTCTTGTTAATCATCAGAGGACTCACACAGGAGATAAGCCATattcatgtacagaatgtgggaaatgtttcattcAGAAATCAATACTTAATCAACAtatgagaattcacacaggagaaaagccattttcatgtcctgaatgtgagaacaCTTTCAGTAAGAAATCATACATTGTTAAACATCTGAAAACTCACTCAGGGGAGAAGAGAAATTCATGTACAGAATGA